One genomic segment of Cervus canadensis isolate Bull #8, Minnesota chromosome 14, ASM1932006v1, whole genome shotgun sequence includes these proteins:
- the LOC122453343 gene encoding interferon omega-1-like, whose translation MAFVLSLLTALVLVSYGPGGSLGCDLSLNHVLVGRKTLRLLGQMRRLSPRFCLQDRMDFAFPQEMVEGGQLLEAQAISVLHEMLQQSFTLFHTERSSAAWDTTLLEQLRTGLHQQLDDLDACLGQVMGEEDSALGRTGPTLAVKRYFQGIHVYLREKEYSDCAWEIVRLEIMRSFSSSTSLQESLRMMDGDQNSP comes from the coding sequence ATGGCCTTCGTGCTGTCTCTACTGACGGCCCTGGTGCTGGTCAGCTACGGCCCGGGAGGATCCCTGGGCTGTGACCTGTCTCTGAACCACGTGCTGGTTGGCAGGAAGACCCTCAGGCTCCTGGGCCAAATGAGGAGACTCTCCCCTCGCTTCTGTCTGCAGGACAGAATGGACTTCGCTTtcccccaggagatggtggagggtgGCCAGCTGCTGGAGGCCCAGGCCATCTCTGTGCTCCACGAGATGCTCCAGCAGAGCTTCACCCTCTTCCACACAGAGCGCTCCTCTGCTGCCTGGGACACCACCCTCCTGGAGCAGCTCCGCACGGGACTACATCAGCAGCTGGACGACCTGGATGCCTGCCTGGGGCAGGTGATGGGAGAGGAAGACTCTGCCCTGGGAAGGACAGGCCCCACGCTGGCCGTGAAGAGGTACTTCCAGGGAATCCATGTCTATCTGCGAGAGAAGGAATACAGCGACTGTGCCTGGGAAATCGTCAGACTGGAAATCATGAGATCCTTCTCTTCATCAACCAGCTTGCAAGAAAGTTTAAGAATGATGGATGGAGATCAGAACTCACCTTGA
- the LOC122453342 gene encoding interferon omega-1-like — protein MAFVLCLLMALVLVSYGPGGSLGCDLSQNHVLVGRKTLRLLGQMRRLSPRFCLQDRMDFAFPQEMVEGGQLQEAQAISVLHEMLQQSFNLFHTERSSAAWDTTLLEQLRTGLHQQLDDLDACLGQVMGEEDSALGRMGPTLAVKRYFQGIHVYLQEKEYSACAWEIVRLEIMRSFSSSTSLQERLRVMDGDQNSP, from the coding sequence ATGGCCTTCGTGCTCTGTCTACTGATGGCCCTGGTGCTGGTCAGCTACGGCCCGGGAGGATCCCTGGGCTGTGACCTGTCTCAGAACCACGTGCTGGTTGGCAGGAAGACCCTCAGGCTCCTGGGCCAAATGAGGAGACTCTCTCCTCGCTTCTGTCTGCAGGACAGAATGGACTTCGCTTtcccccaggagatggtggagggcggccagctgcaggaggcccaggccaTCTCTGTGCTCCACGAGATGCTCCAGCAGAGCTTCAACCTCTTCCACACAGAGCGCTCCTCTGCTGCCTGGGACACCACCCTCCTGGAGCAGCTCCGCACTGGACTCCATCAGCAGCTGGACGACCTGGATGCCTGCCTGGGGCAGGTGATGGGAGAGGAAGACTCTGCCCTGGGAAGGATGGGCCCCACGCTGGCCGTGAAGAGGTACTTCCAGGGCATCCATGTCTACCTGCAAGAGAAGGAATACAGCGCCTGCGCCTGGGAAATCGTCAGACTGGAAATCATGAGATCCTTCTCTTCATCAACCAGCTTGCAAGAAAGGTTAAGAGTGATGGATGGAGACCAGAACTCACCTTGA